TTAATGCCTTCTCCTCCCACCACACAGGGCCAGGGCCTGTAAGAGCCTGGCACAATCTTTGCCAGGGTCACCCCAGTGCCAGAGTCCCCTTTATGCCAAGCCCAGAAATGGAGAGGGAATGCTGCAAAAGTCTCCCTTGAATATTTTATGTCCTCCTCTGTGTGCCATACCAAACCCTGCCCTTGCCAAAAGGCCCAAATTCAGGATGGAACCAAAGCCCCAGATGGCTGTGGGCAGGCTCAGCCCCGCTGTCCCGGGAGCAGGGCAAGAGGAAAGCGGATTTCCTTCTGGGCTGGACTTTTCTGCTGCAAGGAACTCTATAAATAGTCCTTGTACAACAGCCTGTCTGCACAACTCCCAAccttcagcaaaacaaaacccaagagTTTTCACAAGGTTCATAGCCCCAGACCAGCAATGAAACAGCCCaatcctggaatcctgctggctgttcagcagcagcacccttGTGCCTCCCTGGCTCTCTGCAGGGTGGGGGATCCAGCACTGCACAACATCAGGGTTTGCCCTGATGAGTGTCCTGATCTTGCTGGGAGGAGAAAtgcttttctgctccttgtgGTGTTTCCAGGGAGCTTTTAGGGAATGCTACACTGTCCTTCATGAAGATGCAAAACCAGACGAGGTCCTGagatgctcctgcagctctgagccctctGCCCTCACACGGGtgaggaacagccctggggcagcatTTTTATCATCTGTCCATaaggcagggatggatttcTCCCCCaaaggcagcccagcagcaggagctcagcctgctCCCAGAGTGTGcagcagctttaaaaagaaCGAggctctttttcctctccttcttaATTACACCTGAGGCTGGTGATTAAATaaagctcagagctgtgggcagggtgtGCAGGGCGAGCTGAGCTGCCCAGTTCTCAGCAGTGCCTCTCCCAGTGCCATCTGCTGGTcactgcctggctgggctgggctggccagtGACCTCAGAGCACCCCGAGgacagctgagctcctgcagggcagctggtgctgctgggctcctgcagcagagctttgggagaagggaaaggtggagctgctgggcagctctgctgggaagagcagaggcaggaggatggGGAATAGCAAAAGGCAAAGTCAGATGCCAGCATCACTCCAGTGCTGATTCTGTGCTAAACACTGAATCTGGGGATGTAGACTTTTGTTTAACTTCTTTTCTGTGCCACAAAGATGAAACTGTGTGTGTTTACTGTGTGAGAGAGGCTTGTGCTGAGCTTCTGAAAACAGGGCACCAGAAGTGCTCCAGCcatagtttttatttctttttttgctctgtgctttttttctcttgattcCCTTTCCCAAGAATTCCTGGTGGGGACACATTTTTACTTTACACTCAGCTGGATGCTCAAGAAAAATTCCTTATGTCATCCTCGATCCCCATGGCCTCCTGCTGCTTTTACACAGGTTTTAAAACATTAAGTCACACCCTTACGAAAAGCAGCATGTGGATGCCTTTTGGAAAGCCAAAAAACCCCTTCAGGACCCACAGAAGTCATGTTGTCTTTTAGCAATTCTATGTAAGCACATAATTAAGAGCATTTTACAGATAGTATAAGTGGCTCCCAGGTGTCCAGATCTCCCGGAGAGAGAGTGAACAGACTTTGACAAAAGGATTTATTCAGTGCATGCTCTGGGGATgcacaggacagagcagcagtggaggATCTGAATAATGACCTTCAGGTCATCCTCCACCTCATCTGTAAGAAATGAAAGGTTGCAGTGGCCAGAGAAGGGGCTGTATCTCCCCATTATCTTCTTTCCACTTCTTTGCAAATCTTGTCACATATTTAACACACCTGACTGGGAATCCTCAGGTGAAGGGAGCAGAGACGTGGGGTAACAAAACACAGTGGCCCAGACAATGACAGAGGTCCTGCAACAGGCCCAGGAGCCACAATAACCTCTAACAATGTCCCTTGTACCTCTGGAGCTCAGATTGTACCAACACACCTGGACATCAAGAGGAACTGtatctaaattaaaatacacagaaatggTGCAAAGAATGAAGCCATGCAGGGAAAAGCTACATGAAGGAGCTGATGGCCTCTCTCAGCTCTGAAGGTTTCTcttctgtgtgtgcacacaggtgCAGGCACAGGCGTAAAATAAATCTGTGGCATTGGAGTAACTGAGGAATGGGACATGGGCAGGGAgcaagagagagggaggaggagaaagggaggaggcaaacactgcagagtgtgaggaggagaggggggaaCTGCTGGGTACTACTGGCCAGAGCTACACCAGAACCAGGAGGAAACAGAAATCCTCAGAACAGCCACTCTGTTTGGACAAGAAGGGAAAGAGGTAAAACTTGCCCAGAACTGAAAGAAACacactgggaaggaaaaaaaccatttctgctggaaattcaTCCTGACAAACACCTGAGCCAACCACCATGCCTCATATACAAACACCAAAGCCACCATGTCTGACTGTCCCCAGgtcaccctgctgtccccaggtcacgctgtgccagggcctggggCCATATGGGATTGTGGGTGGGGGGAGCTCAGCACTTCCAGCCTGGGAATGGAACAGAAGCCAGGGGAAAGGAGAAGCATCCAAGGTCACCAGCACGATGGCAAagagcctgctgctgccctcaggTCTCCTCAGGAAGGGCACAgagctcccccagcactgccctgggctctccggggctgcagcagggaaggcagcGTGGGGAGGGAGCCTGGGAACTGGCCAAGAGTCTCCTgagcctgccagggctgtgaaCAGCCAGCACTGACAAAAGCcttgctgagggtgcagggacagctgaggaAGACTCTTCAGAGCAGAAGGCCCAGCAGGATGGcacaggggaggaggaagagcgAAAGCCCCAGGCAGGCGCTGGGGGCTCCACCTTTGGGTGGATCCACACTTGTCTGGTCCGAGTTTGTCTCCAGTTCTTCTGTGTCCAAGGCACCTGctggaagaagagaggaaaatgtggAATTAGAGGGAAGATGTGGAAGAAGGGAAACTCCCACTCATGCAGGTGTGGCATGAGGTGCCCCGAGGCACCGcgaggcagcagagctctgctccagggaagctGTGCGTTAGTGGGAGCAGGCTGTGAACGGGACCATGCTGCAGGGGCATCCCACCAGCCCCTCAGGGTTAGAGCAAAGAGTGAGGGAAGGCTTGGTGCCACAGACAAGAGGAGGATCCAAAGGACCAGTCTGACACTGCTCCTCCCAAGCCCTGTCCATGCTGCTTGGGGATCCCTGAGTGTCCATGCCAGGACAAACTCCACGCTTTCCTTACCTGAGAGGGAGCTCTGGAAATGGGGGCTTGGCCCTGTTTTGTCTTTGGAGGATGATGTTAAGCGCAAGAACGTGGGTTCTTCAGGGCTGAGGAGCACTGACTTGGAGGGGGTTATCAGCTCAGCTCTATTGGAACCTAACTTCATCTCTGGAACAGCTTGGCTGGGGGATGGAGATGGACTGGAAAAGGCTGATTTCTCTTTCCCATCCTCTTTGACACCTTTCTTTGTTTCTGGGACTGATCTGGGGCTGAAGGCTGTGCCCATGCTTTCTAGTAAGGCTGGATCCTCAGTAGTGAAGGAGCCAAGAGGCTCTCCAGTATCTGCCTCTGGAGATACTTTATCATCTGGGTCTAAGGTGGGCTCAAAGGAAAGAGTGATCCCAGGTGCCTCAGTAGGATCAGGTCTTTCTGGTTCTGGCTTTGTGGTTGTGGCAGTTTTCAGCTGTGTCTTTGCTGTTGTGGCAGGTGCTAGTGTTGTAGCAGCAGGTCTTGGCTTGGCTGTAGTGGTGGGAGATGGTGTGGTGGGTGTTGGTTTGGCTGTGGCTGTAGCAAGTTTTGGCTGAGCTACAGTTGGGGTGGGTTTTGCTGTGGTGGGTGTTGGCTTGGCCGTAGTTGTGGTTGGTTTTGGCTTGGCTGTAGTGGTGGTTGTGGTGGGGTTTGGTGTGGTGGCTGTTGGTTTGGTGGTTGTGGTGGGGTTTGGTGTGGTGGGTGTTGGTTTGGTGGTTGTGGTGGGTGTTGGTTTGGTGGTACTGGTGGTTGTGGTGGGTTTCAGGGGGGTGGGTGTCATCTTGGTGGCAGTGGTGGTTGTTGGCTTAGTAGCAGTGGTGGTTAGAGCAGGTTTTGGTGTGGTGGGTGTTGGTTTGGCCATAGCTGTGGTGGGTTTTGTCTTagctgtggctgtggtggcTGCTGGTGTTGTGGGTTTTGGGCTGGCTGGGGTTGTTGTTGGGAGTGTGCTGGCAGGTTTTGGCTTGGCTGTGCTGAAGGATGCCTGTGCTGGGGGTTTGGGCTTGGCTGTGGTTGTGGTTGGATGGTTGGTTGTAGGTTCTGATTTGGCTGTGGCGTGGACTGGTGCTGTGGGTTCTGCTTTGGCTGTGGGTTCTGGTTTAGCTGTAgctgtgggttttggtttggttgtggGCTCTGGTTTGGCTGTGGGCCCTGGTTTGGCTGTAGCTGTGGGCTCTGGTTTAACTGTGGGCCCTGGTTTGGTTGTGGGCTCTGGTTTAACTGTGGGCCCTGGTTTGGCTGTGGGCCCTGGTTTGGTTGTGGGCTCTGGTTTGGTTGTGGGCTCTGGTTTGGCTGTGGGCCCTGGTTTAGCTGTGGGCCCTGGTTTGGTTGTGGGCTCTGGtttggctgtggctgtgggccCTGGTTTGGCTGTGGGCTCTGGTTTAGCTGTGGGCCCTGGTTTGGCTGTGGGCTCTGGtttggctgtggctgtgggccCTGGTTGGGCTGTGGGCCCTGGTTTGGCTGTGGGCTCTGGTTCTGGGCCCTGGTTGGGCTGTGGGCTCTGGTTTGGCTGTGGGCTCTGGTTTGGCTGTGGCTTCTGGTTTGGCTGTGGGCTCTGGTTTAGCTGTGGACTCTGGTTTAGCTGTGCCTGGGGTGGATGGCCTTGCCTTTGTTGTCACAGAGGCCGGAGTGGTCTCTTCTACAACGAGTTCTGGTGAGAGATGAAAAGTGCTGTGGGTTAGGGCTGGCTCAGCTGACCTCACTGGATCCCTGcactcagcaggagcagcagaaaccagtgaggggctggaaagCAGCCAACCCCTCTCAGGTCACTCTGGGCCATCGCCCACTCTGAGGCTCCCAGCCTGGACACATCTCATGTCCCTCACAACCTCCTGCCATGCAAGGGACAAAAAACTCTGCCTAATGGGGTACAAGGCCCTCCTTGTCTTAAGGCAGTTGTCCTGTCTCGTGGTCCAgccctggaactgcagctcaaggg
The sequence above is a segment of the Oenanthe melanoleuca isolate GR-GAL-2019-014 chromosome 26, OMel1.0, whole genome shotgun sequence genome. Coding sequences within it:
- the PI16 gene encoding peptidase inhibitor 16 isoform X1 → MAKPTPTTPKPALTTTATKPTTTTATKMTPTPLKPTTTTSTTKPTPTTTTKPTPTTPNPTTTTKPTATTPNPTTTTTTAKPKPTTTTAKPTPTTAKPTPTVAQPKLATATAKPTPTTPSPTTTAKPRPAATTLAPATTAKTQLKTATTTKPEPERPDPTEAPGITLSFEPTLDPDDKVSPEADTGEPLGSFTTEDPALLESMGTAFSPRSVPETKKGVKEDGKEKSAFSSPSPSPSQAVPEMKLGSNRAELITPSKSVLLSPEEPTFLRLTSSSKDKTGPSPHFQSSLSAGALDTEELETNSDQTSVDPPKGGAPSACLGLSLFLLPCAILLGLLL
- the PI16 gene encoding peptidase inhibitor 16 isoform X2, which translates into the protein MAKPTPTTPKPALTTTATKPTTTTATKMTPTPLKPTTTTSTTKPTPTTTTKPTPTTPNPTTTTKPTATTPNPTTTTTTAKPKPTTTTAKPTPTTAKPTPTVAQPKLATATAKPTPTTPSPTTTAKPRPAATTLAPATTAKTQLKTATTTKPEPERPDPTEAPGITLSFEPTLDPDDKVSPEADTGEPLGSFTTEDPALLESMGTAFSPRSVPETKKGVKEDGKEKSAFSSPSPSPSQAVPEMKLGSNRAELITPSKSVLLSPEEPTFLRLTSSSKDKTGPSPHFQSSLSGALDTEELETNSDQTSVDPPKGGAPSACLGLSLFLLPCAILLGLLL